Proteins from one Euwallacea similis isolate ESF13 chromosome 13, ESF131.1, whole genome shotgun sequence genomic window:
- the Spt20 gene encoding uncharacterized protein Spt20 isoform X4 produces the protein MQRMEAACDEGEQSVKKLKVHRAAALPLTSPKEENQASTTCDFETKSSKFDIFEELQKLCDEDEESSDEDDDDENDHEQVLQYKPLILERLVKRDKLNTVILNLYAGNKGYSLAFRLQDRSNKSTMYFKEECEELIQTMTRGYEEDTILRYLDKEEIPPFILDALDKFDFIFYSGCVIAEVRNYRRAYPENKCYVHHVLLRPTQKTVLADINTLTQHRTDFSPDDRDFLESQIVIAHTPELCLDPDPHLENKVSALHNRTRLWNDRSFRKMSQKASQMAATRKRKLGHFAKHHGLEILDFCKAKKSKLRTRNSRFSQVDEAKTVIPAPVLQEPSLDPPTQPVEIGELRSLVRPEVTSDCTLYRIEDHILETDIKDQERTRIYHITLSIFYRPSNMEFWGELYLDRDFKRGERTGTFCRFYLGTRTLAHSYVYQFTEIFTESGRKMNIRVRSVVHINSPEEVIWPSNAFTSFPQRLPNPKEHMERMNRAMQALSYDRTTNLQYLVEKVFKGDLEADVYNQTDLKSFQMTSQELAIDALATKLELSSQRFQAAEKAKRQAAAAATQQKMLANSNIISLLNSSPASNVNNDASAAVVNAINNSTNVVSNQRQLLARRMTLSNLTAGGARMVSHGNIIAVNNHNRLNLQELNSPTQTVTLSSVSNQASSGTSYTYTAVPIKQPVAHHQRIAPSTPHDSSSESALGALLVGTPAADRPEIASPNHENTLLLEKLAASCATGGQNPFAQSQSKLSSQPHASAQFVVQNATKSNAVISPMSSPPPQTSSTTLNVQSLDLSQLQSIPGLHNVQLQNFSQPISLAVNVGGQISGSGTPQGQLLMSLPTAQTQQTVGASSGVGQAVQVINAGGSTSGPSHLTQLASSGAVKNVTHHNVRMASGSQTLQLTPGSHPFQLISQLQRPTRQETLPTQATISGRTLQRTTPITIKMAPNSNLDQQSLEAVHEEGMRELPISMEETVGTPR, from the exons ATGCAAAGAATGGAGGCAGCATGCGATGAGGGAGAA CAGTCGGTGAAAAAGTTGAAAGTTCATCGAGCTGCTGCCCTGCCACTTACAAGTCCTAAAGAGGAAAACCAAGCGTCGACGACTTGTGATTTTGAAACCAAATCTTCgaagtttgatatttttgaggAACTGCAGAAGCTTTGTGACGAAGATGAGGAGAGCAGTGATgaggatgacgatgatgaGAATGATCATGAGCAGGTT TTGCAGTATAAGCCTTTAATTTTGGAACGTTTAGTCAAGCGGGACAAACTGAATACcgttattttaaatctttatgCTGGAAATAAGGGATATTCATTGGCGTTTCGTCTGCAGGATCGTAGCAACAAAAGTACAATGTATTTTAAGGAAGAGTGTGAAGAATTGATTCAAACCATGACTAGAGGGTATGAAGAGGACACAATTTTGCG GTATTTGGACAAAGAGGAGATACCCCCGTTTATTCTGGACGCCTTGGATAAATTCGATTTCATATTCTATAGTGGCTGTGTAATTGCTGAAGTGAGAAACTATAGGCGGGCTTATcctgaaaataaatgttacgTTCATCATGTATTACTTAGGCCTACTCAAAAG ACTGTACTAGCGGACATAAATACCCTAACCCAGCATCGGACCGACTTCTCCCCCGATGACCGGGACTTTCTGGAAAGCCAAATCGTAATAGCGCACACTCCGGAGCTTTGCCTAGATCCCGATCCACACCTGGAAAATAAAGTGTCAGCTCTCCACAATCGGACCCGCCTTTGGAACGATCGCTCTTTCCGGAAAATGTCCCAAAAGGCTTCGCAGATGGCTGCCACCCGCAAGCGGAAATTGGGTCATTTTGCGAAACATCACGGGcttgaaattttagatttttgtaaaGCAAAGAAGAGCAAACTTCGAACGAGAAATTCGAGGTTTAGTCAAGTTGACGAAGCTAAGACTGTGATTCCGGCTCCTGTGCTGCAGGAGCCTTCTTTGGACCCGCCTACTCAGCCGGTTGAAATCGGCGAATTACGTTCGTTGGTGCGACCAGAGGTGACGAGCGATTGTACGTTATATAGGATTGAGGACCATATTTTAGAGACTGATATTAag GATCAAGAGCGAACCCGAATATATCATATAACATTGTCGATATTCTACCGACCTTCCAATATGGAGTTCTGGGGGGAACTTTACCTAGACCGGGACTTTAAGCGAGGGGAGCGAACTGGCACTTTCTGTCGCTTCTATTTAG GTACCCGAACTTTAGCTCACAGTTATGTATACCAATTTACGGAGATTTTTACGGAGTCGGGTCGTAAGATGAACATCCGTGTGCGAAGTGTCGTGCATATAAATTCTCCCGAAGAAGTTATTTGGCCTTCCAACGCTTTTACCTCTTTCCCGCAAAGACTGCCTAATCCGAAAGAGCATATGGAGAGGATGAATCGAGCCATGcag gCGTTGTCCTATGATCGCACGACCAACCTGCAATATTTAGTTGAGAAAGTGTTCAAAGGAGATCTTGAG GCGGACGTGTACAATCAGACTGATCTTAAATCCTTTCAAATGACGAGTCAGGAATTGGCAATTGATGCGTTGGCAACCAAACTGGAGTTATCTTCTCAGCGGTTTCAAGCTGCCG AGAAAGCTAAAAGGCAAGCAGCAGCAGCCGCCACGCAACAGAAAATGCTAGCTAACAGCAATATCATCAGTTTGCTGAACAGCTCACCGGCAAGCAACGTGAACAACGATGCTAGTGCCGCTGTAGTCAACGCGATAAACAATTCTACAAATGTCGTGTCCAATCAACGACAATTATTAGCCAGGCGGATGACTTTGAGTAATCTTACCGCAGGTGGTGCCCGG ATGGTGAGTCATGGGAACATCATAGCTGTAAACAACCACAATCGATTAAACTTGCAAGAGTTGAATTCGCCCACCCAAACTGTTACTCTGTCGTCAGTAAGCAATCAAGCAAGCAGTGGGACAAGTTACACTTATACAGCAGTCCCGATAAAGCAACCG GTAGCACACCATCAGCGAATAGCCCCATCGACTCCCCATGACAGCAGCAGCGAATCGGCATTAGGAGCTCTCCTAGTGGGTACTCCTGCGGCAGATAGACCAGAAATCGCCAGCCCCAATCATGAAAATACACTactattagaaaaattagCTGCCAGTTGCGCCACTGGAGGTCAAAATCCGTTCGCGCAATCTCAATCTAAACTCAGTTCCCAACCGCACGCGTCTGCTCAGTTTGTTGTGCAAAACGCTACCAAAAGTAACGCCGTAATCTCGCCAATGTCCAGTCCGCCACCGCAAACGTCGAGCACCACCTTGAACGTACAAAGCTTGGATTTATCTCAGCTGCAAAGCATTCCCGGCTTGCACAACGTTCAG CTGCAAAACTTTTCTCAGCCAATCTCCTTAGCCGTGAATGTGGGTGGACAGATTTCGGGAAGCGGTACTCCTCAAGGTCAGTTGTTGATGTCATTACCTACTGCACAGACACAGCAAACTGTAGGTGCGTCAAGCGGAGTGGGTCAAGCTGTGCAAGTGATAAATGCTGGTGGGAGCACTTCTGGGCCGTCACATTTAA cCCAATTGGCAAGCTCGGGAGCTGTGAAAAACGTAACTCACCACAATGTCAGGATGGCCTCTGGGTCTCAAACCTTACAGTTGACTCCAGGCAGTCATCCGTTCCAACTCATATCACAATTGCAG AGGCCAACTCGTCAAGAAACCTTGCCCACCCAAGCTACTATTTCGGGCCGAACTCTGCAAAGGACGACGCCTATTACCATCAAGATGGCCCCAAATTCAA ATTTGGATCAGCAGAGTTTGGAAGCGGTTCACGAAGAAGGGATGCGAGAGCTACCCATAAGCATGGAAGAGACCGTGGGAACACCAAGGTGA
- the Spt20 gene encoding uncharacterized protein Spt20 isoform X2 — translation MQRMEAACDEGEQSVKKLKVHRAAALPLTSPKEENQASTTCDFETKSSKFDIFEELQKLCDEDEESSDEDDDDENDHEQLQYKPLILERLVKRDKLNTVILNLYAGNKGYSLAFRLQDRSNKSTMYFKEECEELIQTMTRGYEEDTILRYLDKEEIPPFILDALDKFDFIFYSGCVIAEVRNYRRAYPENKCYVHHVLLRPTQKTVLADINTLTQHRTDFSPDDRDFLESQIVIAHTPELCLDPDPHLENKVSALHNRTRLWNDRSFRKMSQKASQMAATRKRKLGHFAKHHGLEILDFCKAKKSKLRTRNSRFSQVDEAKTVIPAPVLQEPSLDPPTQPVEIGELRSLVRPEVTSDCTLYRIEDHILETDIKDQERTRIYHITLSIFYRPSNMEFWGELYLDRDFKRGERTGTFCRFYLGTRTLAHSYVYQFTEIFTESGRKMNIRVRSVVHINSPEEVIWPSNAFTSFPQRLPNPKEHMERMNRAMQALSYDRTTNLQYLVEKVFKGDLEADVYNQTDLKSFQMTSQELAIDALATKLELSSQRFQAAEKAKRQAAAAATQQKMLANSNIISLLNSSPASNVNNDASAAVVNAINNSTNVVSNQRQLLARRMTLSNLTAGGARMVSHGNIIAVNNHNRLNLQELNSPTQTVTLSSVSNQASSGTSYTYTAVPIKQPVAHHQRIAPSTPHDSSSESALGALLVGTPAADRPEIASPNHENTLLLEKLAASCATGGQNPFAQSQSKLSSQPHASAQFVVQNATKSNAVISPMSSPPPQTSSTTLNVQSLDLSQLQSIPGLHNVQFQLQNFSQPISLAVNVGGQISGSGTPQGQLLMSLPTAQTQQTVGASSGVGQAVQVINAGGSTSGPSHLTQLASSGAVKNVTHHNVRMASGSQTLQLTPGSHPFQLISQLQRPTRQETLPTQATISGRTLQRTTPITIKMAPNSNLDQQSLEAVHEEGMRELPISMEETVGTPR, via the exons ATGCAAAGAATGGAGGCAGCATGCGATGAGGGAGAA CAGTCGGTGAAAAAGTTGAAAGTTCATCGAGCTGCTGCCCTGCCACTTACAAGTCCTAAAGAGGAAAACCAAGCGTCGACGACTTGTGATTTTGAAACCAAATCTTCgaagtttgatatttttgaggAACTGCAGAAGCTTTGTGACGAAGATGAGGAGAGCAGTGATgaggatgacgatgatgaGAATGATCATGAGCAG TTGCAGTATAAGCCTTTAATTTTGGAACGTTTAGTCAAGCGGGACAAACTGAATACcgttattttaaatctttatgCTGGAAATAAGGGATATTCATTGGCGTTTCGTCTGCAGGATCGTAGCAACAAAAGTACAATGTATTTTAAGGAAGAGTGTGAAGAATTGATTCAAACCATGACTAGAGGGTATGAAGAGGACACAATTTTGCG GTATTTGGACAAAGAGGAGATACCCCCGTTTATTCTGGACGCCTTGGATAAATTCGATTTCATATTCTATAGTGGCTGTGTAATTGCTGAAGTGAGAAACTATAGGCGGGCTTATcctgaaaataaatgttacgTTCATCATGTATTACTTAGGCCTACTCAAAAG ACTGTACTAGCGGACATAAATACCCTAACCCAGCATCGGACCGACTTCTCCCCCGATGACCGGGACTTTCTGGAAAGCCAAATCGTAATAGCGCACACTCCGGAGCTTTGCCTAGATCCCGATCCACACCTGGAAAATAAAGTGTCAGCTCTCCACAATCGGACCCGCCTTTGGAACGATCGCTCTTTCCGGAAAATGTCCCAAAAGGCTTCGCAGATGGCTGCCACCCGCAAGCGGAAATTGGGTCATTTTGCGAAACATCACGGGcttgaaattttagatttttgtaaaGCAAAGAAGAGCAAACTTCGAACGAGAAATTCGAGGTTTAGTCAAGTTGACGAAGCTAAGACTGTGATTCCGGCTCCTGTGCTGCAGGAGCCTTCTTTGGACCCGCCTACTCAGCCGGTTGAAATCGGCGAATTACGTTCGTTGGTGCGACCAGAGGTGACGAGCGATTGTACGTTATATAGGATTGAGGACCATATTTTAGAGACTGATATTAag GATCAAGAGCGAACCCGAATATATCATATAACATTGTCGATATTCTACCGACCTTCCAATATGGAGTTCTGGGGGGAACTTTACCTAGACCGGGACTTTAAGCGAGGGGAGCGAACTGGCACTTTCTGTCGCTTCTATTTAG GTACCCGAACTTTAGCTCACAGTTATGTATACCAATTTACGGAGATTTTTACGGAGTCGGGTCGTAAGATGAACATCCGTGTGCGAAGTGTCGTGCATATAAATTCTCCCGAAGAAGTTATTTGGCCTTCCAACGCTTTTACCTCTTTCCCGCAAAGACTGCCTAATCCGAAAGAGCATATGGAGAGGATGAATCGAGCCATGcag gCGTTGTCCTATGATCGCACGACCAACCTGCAATATTTAGTTGAGAAAGTGTTCAAAGGAGATCTTGAG GCGGACGTGTACAATCAGACTGATCTTAAATCCTTTCAAATGACGAGTCAGGAATTGGCAATTGATGCGTTGGCAACCAAACTGGAGTTATCTTCTCAGCGGTTTCAAGCTGCCG AGAAAGCTAAAAGGCAAGCAGCAGCAGCCGCCACGCAACAGAAAATGCTAGCTAACAGCAATATCATCAGTTTGCTGAACAGCTCACCGGCAAGCAACGTGAACAACGATGCTAGTGCCGCTGTAGTCAACGCGATAAACAATTCTACAAATGTCGTGTCCAATCAACGACAATTATTAGCCAGGCGGATGACTTTGAGTAATCTTACCGCAGGTGGTGCCCGG ATGGTGAGTCATGGGAACATCATAGCTGTAAACAACCACAATCGATTAAACTTGCAAGAGTTGAATTCGCCCACCCAAACTGTTACTCTGTCGTCAGTAAGCAATCAAGCAAGCAGTGGGACAAGTTACACTTATACAGCAGTCCCGATAAAGCAACCG GTAGCACACCATCAGCGAATAGCCCCATCGACTCCCCATGACAGCAGCAGCGAATCGGCATTAGGAGCTCTCCTAGTGGGTACTCCTGCGGCAGATAGACCAGAAATCGCCAGCCCCAATCATGAAAATACACTactattagaaaaattagCTGCCAGTTGCGCCACTGGAGGTCAAAATCCGTTCGCGCAATCTCAATCTAAACTCAGTTCCCAACCGCACGCGTCTGCTCAGTTTGTTGTGCAAAACGCTACCAAAAGTAACGCCGTAATCTCGCCAATGTCCAGTCCGCCACCGCAAACGTCGAGCACCACCTTGAACGTACAAAGCTTGGATTTATCTCAGCTGCAAAGCATTCCCGGCTTGCACAACGTTCAG TTTCAGCTGCAAAACTTTTCTCAGCCAATCTCCTTAGCCGTGAATGTGGGTGGACAGATTTCGGGAAGCGGTACTCCTCAAGGTCAGTTGTTGATGTCATTACCTACTGCACAGACACAGCAAACTGTAGGTGCGTCAAGCGGAGTGGGTCAAGCTGTGCAAGTGATAAATGCTGGTGGGAGCACTTCTGGGCCGTCACATTTAA cCCAATTGGCAAGCTCGGGAGCTGTGAAAAACGTAACTCACCACAATGTCAGGATGGCCTCTGGGTCTCAAACCTTACAGTTGACTCCAGGCAGTCATCCGTTCCAACTCATATCACAATTGCAG AGGCCAACTCGTCAAGAAACCTTGCCCACCCAAGCTACTATTTCGGGCCGAACTCTGCAAAGGACGACGCCTATTACCATCAAGATGGCCCCAAATTCAA ATTTGGATCAGCAGAGTTTGGAAGCGGTTCACGAAGAAGGGATGCGAGAGCTACCCATAAGCATGGAAGAGACCGTGGGAACACCAAGGTGA